One Artemia franciscana chromosome 7, ASM3288406v1, whole genome shotgun sequence DNA segment encodes these proteins:
- the LOC136028615 gene encoding zinc finger protein OZF-like gives MALRFGNFDLVPESQLMTGVTDFTYQEELQLDCKKQNPLNHRLARHMRTQNGKKYYECEECKKTFPSKSNLVVHMRIHTGEKPYECETCKSKFSRKSHLAVHMKIHSGEKPYECETCKKKFSSKTILAGHVRTHTGEKPYECEECKKKFSSKFNLAEHMRIHSGEKPYECETCKRKFSIKSHLAVHMRIHSGEKPYECETCKKKFSTKSILACHMRTHTGEKPYECKECKKTFFSKFNLAVHMRIHSGEKPYECETCKRKFSNKSHLPVHMRIHSGEKPYECETCKKNFSTKSILASHMRTHTGEKPYECDVCKKKLSSKFALTEHMRTHTGEKPYGCESCKMEFSIKSSLPTHMKTHNGEKPYECEACKRKFSIKSHLDVHMRIHTGEKPYECETCKKKFSSKSYLSVHMRIHSGEKPYECETCKKKFSSKSYLASHMRTHAGEKSYGCET, from the coding sequence ATGGCACTACGTTTTGGAAACTTTGATCTTGTCCCTGAGTCCCAGCTTATGACTGGAGTGACCGATTTTACATACCAAGAAGAATTGCAACTGGACtgcaaaaaacaaaatcctttgAATCACAGATTGGCTAGGCATATGAGAactcaaaatggaaaaaaatactaTGAATGTGAAGAATGCAAAAAGACGTTTCCTTCGAAGTCCAACTTGGTTGTGCATATGAGAATTCACACTggagaaaaaccatatgaatgtgaaacatgcaaaagtaaattttctagAAAGTCCCATTTGGCTGTGCATATGAAAATTCACAGTggagaaaaaccatatgaatgtgaaacatgcaaaaagaaattttctagcAAGACCATTTTGGCTGGTCATGTGAGAACCCATACtggtgaaaaaccatatgaatgtgaagaatgcaaaaagaagttttcttcgAAGTTCAACTTGGCTGAGCATATGAGAATTCACAGTggagaaaaaccatatgaatgtgaaacatgcaaaagaaaattttctatcaAGTCCCATTTGGCTGTGCATATGAGAATTCACAGTggagaaaaaccatatgaatgtgaaacatgcaaaaagaaattttctaccaAGTCCATTTTGGCTTGTCATATGAGAACCCATACtggtgaaaaaccatatgaatgtaAAGAATGTAAAAAGACGTTTTTTTCGAAGTTCAACTTGGCTGTGCATATGAGAATTCACAGTggagaaaaaccatatgaatgtgaaacatgcaaaagaaaattttccaataaGTCCCATTTGCCTGTGCATATGAGAATTCACAGTggagaaaaaccatatgaatgtgaaacatgcaaaaagaatttttctaccaagtcCATTTTGGCTAGTCATATGAGAACCCATACtggtgaaaaaccatatgaatgtgacgtatgcaaaaagaaattgtcTTCAAAGTTTGCTTTGACTGAGCATATGAGAACGCACACTGGTGAAAAACCCTATGGATGTGAATCAtgcaaaatggaattttctatCAAGTCCAGTTTGCCTACGCATATGAAAACTCACAATGGAGAAAAACCCTATGAATGTGAAGCATGCAAAAGGAAATTTTCTATCAAGTCCCATTTGGATGTGCATATGAGAATTCACACTggagaaaaaccatatgaatgtgaaacatgcaaaaagaaattttctagcAAGTCCTatttgtctgtgcatatgagaattcacagtggagaaaaaccatatgaatgtgaaacatgcaaaaagaaattttctagcAAATCCTATTTGGCTAGTCATATGAGAACCCATGCTGGTGAAAAATCCTATGGATGTGAAAcatga